The Osmerus eperlanus chromosome 25, fOsmEpe2.1, whole genome shotgun sequence genome contains a region encoding:
- the LOC134012228 gene encoding izumo sperm-egg fusion protein 1, with product MGRTVSLWLVLPLMCCLPSGRPCLQCDNRIHRLHKDFLLSVSASVEEQIELKNIMDNGYASYKETSEKLRGVIDPTTLYRASTEFQSEFNYFQNSEHKDTLRFETIQIMEKGRKILEKHLKMFVRDGLCPNKCGLLYQRLMDCTSCQYKLQTCPSPTFQKDCGVFLVQAEQGGQAVLDCFLPWHSLTVGRAEYHYSWNPQISADDNMAEGDLQTLVVTEDSSVVLNQLHLSERGLYRCLLLDKNGTVLSKTRFLLSVTPSMNSTQRLPITLPSLPFRKCSPLSPPPTYLLLSVISLVTTLSLTASLSLAVNFG from the exons ATGGGCAGAACTGTTTCTCTATGGCTGGTGCTGCCCCTGATGTGCTGCCTGCCTTCAGGGAGACCTTGTTTGCAGTGTGACAACAGGATCCATCGACTGCACAAAGACTTCCTATTGTCTGTGTCGGCCAGTGTTGAGGAGCAGATAGAGTTAAAAAATATCATGGACAATGGTTATGCCTCCTACAAGGAGACCAGTGAGAAACTAAGGGGAGTCATAG ACCCCACCACCCTCTACAGAGCCAGCACAGAGTTTCAGAGTGAATTTAATTATTTCCAGAACTCTGAGCacaaag ATACTCTGAGGTTTGAGACCATCCAGATTATGGAGAAAGGCAGGAAAATTCTGGAGAAACACCTGAAGATGTTTGTACGGGATG GCCTCTGCCCTAACAAGTGTG GGTTGTTGTATCAGAGATTGATGGATTGCACCTCTTGCCAATACAAGCTTCAAACCTGCCCTTCTCCCACATTCCAGAAAGActgtgggg TGTTCCTTGTGCAGGCTGAGCAGGGGGGCCAGGCAGTTCTGGACTGTTTCCTGCCCTGGCATAGTCTGACAGTGGGGAGGGCAGAGTACCACTACTCCTGGAACCCCCAGATATCAGCTGATGACAAT ATGGCAGAAGGAGACCTCCAGACTCTAGTGGTGACGGAGGACTCTTCTGTGGTTCTGAATCAACTGCACCTCAGTGAGCGGGGGTTGTACCGCTGCCTCTTGCTGGACAAGAATGGAACTGTCCTCTCTAAAACACGCTTCCTGCTTTCAG TCACCCCTTCCATGAACTCTACTCAGAGACTGCCTATTACATTGCCATCCCTCCCCTTTCGCAAATGctcccccctttctccaccCCCAACCTACTTGCTCCTATCAGTCATCTCCTTGGTTACCACCCTAAGCCTCACAGCCAGCCTAAGCCTTGCAGTCAACTTCGGGTGA